A single window of Marinobacter sp. LA51 DNA harbors:
- a CDS encoding YiiD C-terminal domain-containing protein, with protein sequence MALIDTIIGATGQWVAHSDSHATLANPLAWLRKTGGYAAVNRIIGLSIPFATRNRFSVEELRPGYVKARIRLKGNKNHFGSLYAGAYFLVAEIPGGVLTLFDLGPSYTPILKEMTLQFLQPANSDVTVEFSLTPEMVEGILADADATGRAKFTLEGQLHDQEGNHVANSIAHYRVRKQGFKAEGE encoded by the coding sequence ATGGCACTAATTGACACAATTATTGGCGCAACTGGGCAATGGGTTGCGCACTCAGACTCCCATGCCACCCTGGCCAATCCTTTGGCATGGCTCCGTAAGACCGGTGGCTATGCCGCCGTGAACCGGATTATCGGCCTGTCGATTCCGTTTGCCACCCGTAATCGATTCAGTGTGGAGGAGTTGCGGCCGGGCTATGTGAAGGCCCGAATTCGCCTGAAGGGCAACAAGAACCACTTTGGCAGTTTGTATGCCGGCGCCTATTTCCTGGTTGCGGAAATACCCGGTGGCGTGCTGACGCTGTTTGATTTAGGCCCCTCTTATACGCCGATTCTGAAGGAGATGACCCTACAGTTTCTGCAGCCGGCTAACTCTGATGTCACCGTGGAGTTCTCACTTACACCGGAAATGGTCGAGGGTATTCTGGCGGACGCCGATGCTACCGGCCGGGCCAAGTTCACTCTTGAAGGCCAGCTGCATGATCAGGAAGGCAACCACGTTGCCAACTCAATCGCCCATTACCGGGTTCGAAAGCAGGGCTTCAAAGCTGAGGGCGAATAA
- a CDS encoding 1-acyl-sn-glycerol-3-phosphate acyltransferase yields MQEFDAIRPYSDEETGPAIQRLVNDQEFLDMVGRFKSPTLARWAPAVLRVFIRRWLANHFGHYHRVDDLQASLSSYVGELVDGTTSRVTASGLENLDKNSAHLFISNHRDIVFDPMVVNYLLFQNGFHTTRIAIGDNLLANRVFAEMMRLNKSFVVRRNMTSPREMRDAYLTLSGFINHSIDTNNSIWIAQREGRAKDGLDFTDPAIIKMFYMSRKKSGLSFAEAMNRLHVVPVSIAYEYDPCDEDKARELEARARTGNYTKAEGEDTDQIMKGLTGFKGHVHVHFGKPIQNAPDDAKAMSALIDREMHANYHLHASNLVAYHARGVHPDAHATPDTVSDTVVTAEAWSPAEMEAAEAEMDRRLDACDPAIRPYLLDMYANPVVTALEANSDEPNPE; encoded by the coding sequence ATGCAGGAATTTGATGCCATCCGTCCGTATTCGGACGAAGAGACCGGCCCGGCCATTCAGCGCCTGGTAAACGATCAGGAATTTCTCGACATGGTCGGCCGGTTCAAATCGCCGACACTAGCCCGTTGGGCCCCGGCAGTGCTCAGAGTGTTCATTCGCCGCTGGCTGGCAAACCATTTTGGCCATTACCACCGGGTTGATGATCTGCAAGCCAGCTTGTCTTCCTATGTCGGGGAACTGGTAGACGGCACCACATCACGGGTTACTGCCAGTGGCCTCGAAAACCTGGACAAAAACAGCGCGCACCTGTTCATCTCCAACCACCGGGATATCGTCTTCGACCCGATGGTGGTGAACTACCTGCTGTTCCAGAACGGCTTTCACACCACTCGCATCGCCATTGGTGACAACCTGCTCGCCAACCGCGTGTTTGCGGAAATGATGCGACTGAACAAAAGCTTTGTGGTTCGTCGCAACATGACGAGCCCGCGGGAAATGCGGGACGCTTATCTAACGCTGTCTGGTTTTATTAACCACAGCATCGATACCAACAACAGCATCTGGATTGCACAGCGGGAAGGTCGGGCCAAAGACGGCCTCGATTTTACCGATCCCGCCATCATCAAGATGTTCTACATGAGCCGCAAAAAGAGCGGGCTCAGTTTTGCAGAGGCCATGAACCGGCTGCACGTGGTTCCTGTCTCCATCGCCTATGAGTACGACCCTTGCGACGAAGACAAGGCCCGAGAGCTGGAAGCGCGCGCCCGCACTGGCAACTACACCAAGGCCGAAGGTGAAGACACCGATCAGATCATGAAGGGCCTGACCGGCTTCAAGGGCCATGTGCACGTTCATTTTGGCAAGCCCATTCAAAACGCCCCGGACGACGCCAAGGCAATGTCTGCGCTGATTGATCGGGAAATGCACGCCAACTACCACCTGCATGCTTCCAACCTGGTCGCGTACCATGCCCGTGGTGTTCACCCCGATGCCCACGCCACACCTGACACCGTCAGCGATACCGTGGTGACGGCCGAAGCCTGGTCACCGGCGGAAATGGAAGCTGCCGAGGCCGAAATGGATCGGCGCCTGGACGCCTGTGATCCGGCCATCCGTCCGTACTTGCTGGATATGTACGCCAACCCGGTAGTGACGGCACTGGAAGCGAATTCAGACGAACCGAATCCGGAATAA
- the recQ gene encoding DNA helicase RecQ — MHFDQNFEELSTERPTTSRRDPEQVLHEVFGYETFRPLQGDIIREVVDGRDALVLMPTGGGKSLCYQVPALVRPGTAVVISPLIALMQDQVAALKELGVNAAFLNSTMDMEQARATEYALATGELDLLYCAPERLIQPRTIDLLHDASISLFAIDEAHCVSQWGHDFRSDYLQLSMLANEFPTVPRIALTATADERTRKEIAERLSLTEARHFVSGFDRPNIQYRIAPKINANKQLLDFIKAEHDGECGIVYCMSRNKVDATARMLADKGYTALPYHAGLPSETRALHQERFLREDGVIIVATIAFGMGIDKPDVRFVAHLDLPKSLEAYYQETGRAGRDGKLSTAWMVYGLQDVIKLRQMLEASQGNDQFKRVERQKLDAMLGLCEVTRCRREVLLRYFGDTQDEPCGNCDTCLNPPETWDGTVAVQKALSCVFRTGQRFGVTYLIDVLRGSENERILQSGHQAVSTYGIGTELSVNEWKSVFRQLVANGYLRADPEGYGALQLTETCRPLLQGKQPVELRKDPVVKKTSSRGQGSRSGAAIRDQITDQAGWDALRACRKELADKQGVPPYVIFHDATLFDMLERKPRSLDELAEVSGVGAAKLEKYGAIFLETLSGLERS; from the coding sequence ATGCATTTTGATCAGAACTTCGAAGAACTGAGCACAGAGCGCCCTACCACCTCCCGCAGGGATCCCGAACAGGTGCTCCACGAGGTATTCGGGTACGAAACCTTCCGGCCGTTGCAGGGCGACATCATCCGGGAAGTGGTCGATGGCCGTGATGCCCTGGTGCTGATGCCAACCGGGGGTGGTAAATCCCTGTGTTACCAGGTGCCGGCCCTGGTTCGGCCCGGTACCGCCGTGGTCATCTCGCCGTTGATAGCCTTGATGCAGGATCAGGTTGCAGCGCTGAAGGAGCTGGGCGTGAACGCGGCGTTCCTGAACTCCACCATGGACATGGAGCAGGCACGGGCTACCGAATACGCGTTGGCAACGGGCGAACTCGATTTGCTGTATTGCGCGCCCGAGCGATTAATCCAGCCACGTACCATTGATCTGTTGCACGACGCATCGATCTCTCTGTTCGCCATCGACGAAGCTCACTGTGTATCCCAGTGGGGCCATGATTTCAGGTCTGACTACCTTCAGCTGAGTATGCTGGCCAACGAATTTCCGACGGTTCCACGCATCGCCCTGACCGCCACCGCCGACGAGCGCACCCGTAAGGAGATTGCCGAGCGGCTGTCCCTCACCGAAGCTCGGCACTTTGTTAGCGGCTTTGACCGCCCGAACATCCAGTACCGAATTGCACCTAAAATCAATGCAAACAAGCAATTACTGGATTTTATTAAAGCAGAACATGATGGCGAGTGCGGAATCGTTTACTGCATGTCTCGCAACAAGGTGGATGCAACGGCGCGCATGCTGGCCGACAAAGGCTATACCGCTCTGCCGTACCACGCCGGCCTGCCGTCTGAGACACGAGCCCTCCATCAGGAGCGATTCCTGCGCGAAGACGGTGTCATTATTGTGGCCACCATTGCGTTCGGGATGGGTATAGACAAGCCTGACGTTCGGTTTGTGGCCCACCTCGATCTGCCCAAGAGCCTCGAGGCCTACTACCAGGAAACCGGTCGTGCCGGCCGGGACGGCAAACTCTCAACCGCGTGGATGGTCTATGGCCTGCAGGATGTCATCAAGCTGCGCCAGATGCTGGAAGCGTCACAGGGCAACGATCAGTTCAAGCGGGTAGAACGGCAGAAGCTCGACGCCATGCTTGGCCTGTGCGAAGTCACCCGGTGCCGGCGCGAGGTGTTGCTGCGTTATTTCGGGGACACCCAGGATGAGCCCTGCGGCAATTGCGATACCTGCCTGAACCCACCGGAAACCTGGGATGGAACCGTCGCGGTTCAGAAGGCGTTGTCCTGTGTTTTTCGAACGGGCCAGCGCTTCGGTGTCACCTATCTGATTGATGTGCTTCGGGGATCGGAAAACGAACGAATCCTGCAGTCGGGCCACCAGGCAGTGTCCACCTACGGGATTGGTACCGAGTTGTCAGTGAACGAGTGGAAGTCGGTATTCCGGCAGCTGGTTGCCAACGGCTATTTGCGGGCGGACCCCGAGGGCTACGGAGCCCTGCAATTAACGGAGACCTGTCGCCCGCTGCTGCAAGGCAAACAGCCGGTTGAGCTGCGCAAGGATCCGGTGGTTAAGAAAACCTCGTCGAGAGGCCAAGGCAGCCGCAGTGGCGCAGCCATTCGCGATCAGATTACTGATCAGGCGGGTTGGGATGCCCTGCGGGCATGTCGCAAGGAGCTTGCCGACAAACAAGGGGTTCCGCCCTATGTCATCTTCCACGACGCCACTCTGTTCGACATGCTGGAGCGCAAACCCCGATCCCTGGACGAGTTGGCAGAAGTTAGCGGCGTCGGCGCCGCCAAGCTGGAGAAGTACGGCGCCATTTTCCTTGAAACCCTGTCTGGCCTGGAGCGCTCCTAA